Proteins from a single region of Seriola aureovittata isolate HTS-2021-v1 ecotype China chromosome 9, ASM2101889v1, whole genome shotgun sequence:
- the LOC130175262 gene encoding 5-aminolevulinate synthase, non-specific, mitochondrial-like, translated as MFRKAFLICYIKLEWDVFRSRVSHMDAVVRRCPFLTVVPSVFLQLAGNSSLVSYAQKCPVMMDLASRPLARALSSSTSVSKGTSTNDDQKHEVKLPPGHTVPPAGQTVGSKCPFLAAEMVQNNNRVVREASMELQEDVQERHSFRTGKTGVDLSVFDLIEADKASTGAPKSLFKPTSSKVSHLLKDNLPEVVTFQYEKFFEKRIESKKTDHTYRVFKTVNRRASSFPMADDYSESFHAKRNVSVWCSNDYLGMSRHPRVTQAIIETVRKHGAGAGGTRNISGTSKFHVELELELADLHSKDAALLFTSCFVANDSTLFTLAKMLPGCEIYSDAGNHASMIQGIRNSGVRKFIFRHNDVSHLRELLEKSDPSTPKIVAFETVHSMDGAVCPLEEMCDIAHKFGALTFVDEVHAVGLYGPRGGGIGDRDRVMQKMDIISGTLGKAFGCVGGYIASTSALVDTVRSYAAGFIFTTSLPPMLLAGAKESIKILKSEEGQTLRRKHQRSVKLLRQMLMDSGLPVVHCPSHIIPVRVADAEKNTEICDIMMSRYNIYVQAINYPTVAKGEELLRIAPTPHHTPQMMYYFVDRLVNTWTEVGLELRPHSSAVECNFCQQPLHFELMSEREKSYFTGLSHMISAVA; from the exons GTCAAGAGTATCACATATGGACGCAGTGGTCCGCCGGTGCCCTTTCCTTACCGTTGTGCCCAGTGTTTTCCTGCAACTGGCTGGAAACTCATCGCTGGTGAGCTATGCCCAAAAGTGCCCTGTGATGATGGACCTGGCCTCAAGACCCCTGGCCAGAGCTCTGTCTTCTTCAACTTCTGTGTCCAAAGGCACTTCAACAAATGACG ATCAAAAGCATGAAGTCAAGTTGCCTCCAGGACACACTGTGCCGCCTGCTGGCCAGACTGTAGGCTCTAAATGCCCTTTCCTGGCTGCAGAGATGGTGCAGAACAACAACAGGGTAGTAAGAGAGGCCAGcatggagctgcaggaggacgTTCAAGAGAGACACTCTTTCCGCACAG GGAAAACTGGTGTGGATTTATCAGTTTTTGATCTTATCGAGGCAGACAAGGCCAGCACCGGGGCACCGAAAAGCCTTTTTAAACCAACATCTTCCAAAGTGTCTCACCTATTAAAGGATAATCTGCCTGAAG TTGTCACCTTCCAATATGAAAAGTTTTTTGAAAAGAGGATTGAAAGCAAGAAGACAGATCACACTTACAGGGTTTTTAAGACAGTGAACAGGCGTGCCTCCTCGTTCCCAATGGCAGATGACTACTCTGAGTCTTTTCATGCAAAGAGAAACGTGTCCGTGTGGTGCAGCAATGACTACCTGGGCATGAGCCGTCACCCCAGAGTCACACAGGCTATCAT tGAAACGGTACGAAAGCATGGTGCTGGTGCAGGTGGCACTCGAAACATTTCAGGGACAAGCAAATTCCACGTGGAACTTGAGCTGGAGCTGGCTGACCTGCACAGCAAGGATGCTGCGCTGctgttcacttcctgctttGTAGCCAATGACTCCACATTGTTTACTCTGGCAAAAATGCTACCAG GTTGTGAAATCTACTCTGATGCTGGCAATCATGCCTCGATGATTCAGGGTATAAGAAACAGTGGAGTCAGGAAATTTATTTTCCGTCACAATGACGTCAGCCACTTAAGAGAACTTCTTGAGAAGTCTGACCCATCAACTCCAAAGATCGTTGCCTTTGAGACCGTGCATTCAATGGACG GGGCTGTGTGCCCACTAGAAGAAATGTGTGACATCGCCCACAAGTTTGGTGCTCTTACCTTTGTGGATGAAGTGCACGCTGTGGGGTTATATGGGCCCAGAGGAGGAGGGATcggggacagagacagagtcatGCAAAAGATGGACATCATCTCCGGTACCCTTG GCAAGGCGTTCGGCTGTGTGGGTGGTTACATCGCCAGCACCAGCGCCCTGGTGGACACAGTACGCTCCTACGCTGCAGGCTTCATCTTCACCACTTCCCTGCCCCCCATGCTGCTCGCAGGGGCAAAAGAATCTATCAAGATCCTGAAAAGCGAAGAAGGCCAGACGttgaggaggaaacatcagaggaGCGTCAAGCTGCTCCGACAGATGCTGATGGACTCCGGCCTTCCGGTGGTCCACTGCCCGAGTCACATTATTCCTGTCCGG GTTGCGGATGCAGAGAAGAACACTGAGATCTGTGACATCATGATGTCTCGTTACAACATCTACGTCCAGGCAATCAACTACCCCACTGTGGCTaaaggagaggagctgctgcgCATCGCccccacaccacaccacactcCACAGATGATGTACTACTTTGTTG ACCGACTGGTGAATACGTGGACGGAGGTGGGCTTGGAGCTGAGGCCGCACTCCTCAGCAGTGGAGTGTAACTTCTGCCAGCAGCCTCTTCACTTCGAGCTgatgagcgagagagagaagtcCTACTTCACAGGCCTCAGTCACATGATATCAGCAGTGGCTTGA